Proteins encoded by one window of Streptomyces uncialis:
- a CDS encoding ABC transporter ATP-binding protein translates to MTVPGTGGDTAPAERPAPARAAHDPDAPVVVRTTGLRKVYPAGNVVAVDGIDLTVRRGEIFGLLGPNGAGKTTTVGMLTGRVVPTAGSARIGDIDIVAQPTRAKQIIAVVTQQNTLDRSLTVRENLYFHGLLFGFPRRESRRTADELLDEFRLARWASSPVQALSGGMAQRLMLARAIFHRPAVLFLDEPTGGLDPQGRLALWEVLERLIADGQTIVLTTHNMEEADRLCDRVAIVDHGRVLALDTPDALKRGLGADTTVTVMANGPVDRLEALLRRDIPEIIRTRPLDGGVELQVKGNDRLLTRVVTSAEAGGVELVDLSLARSTLETVFIGLTGKELRE, encoded by the coding sequence ATGACGGTGCCCGGAACGGGTGGGGACACCGCCCCCGCCGAGCGGCCCGCGCCGGCCCGCGCCGCGCACGACCCGGACGCCCCGGTCGTGGTCCGCACCACCGGCCTGAGGAAGGTGTATCCGGCCGGGAACGTCGTGGCTGTGGACGGGATCGACCTCACCGTGCGGCGGGGCGAGATCTTCGGTCTGCTGGGCCCCAACGGCGCGGGCAAGACCACCACGGTCGGGATGCTCACCGGCCGTGTGGTGCCCACCGCGGGCTCTGCCCGCATCGGCGACATCGACATCGTCGCCCAGCCGACCCGGGCGAAGCAGATCATCGCCGTGGTAACCCAGCAGAACACCCTCGACCGCTCGCTGACGGTCCGGGAGAACCTCTACTTCCACGGACTGCTCTTCGGATTCCCGCGCCGCGAGTCACGCCGGACGGCGGACGAGCTCCTCGACGAGTTCCGTCTCGCGCGCTGGGCGTCCTCACCCGTCCAAGCCCTGTCGGGAGGCATGGCCCAGCGCCTGATGCTCGCCCGGGCCATCTTCCACCGCCCCGCCGTCCTGTTCCTCGACGAACCGACGGGCGGCCTGGACCCACAGGGCCGCCTCGCCTTGTGGGAGGTGCTGGAGCGGCTGATCGCCGACGGGCAGACCATCGTGCTCACCACGCACAACATGGAGGAGGCGGACCGCCTCTGCGACCGGGTGGCGATCGTCGACCACGGCCGGGTGCTCGCCCTGGACACCCCCGACGCGCTCAAACGGGGGCTGGGCGCCGACACCACCGTCACGGTCATGGCCAACGGCCCCGTGGACCGGCTGGAGGCGCTGCTCCGCCGGGACATCCCGGAGATCATCCGCACCCGGCCCCTCGACGGCGGAGTCGAACTCCAGGTCAAGGGCAACGACCGGCTGCTGACGAGGGTCGTCACCAGCGCCGAGGCCGGGGGCGTCGAACTTGTCGACCTCTCGCTCGCCCGGAGCACCCTGGAAACGGTGTTCATCGGTCTCACCGGAAAGGAGCTGAGGGAGTGA
- a CDS encoding SPFH domain-containing protein — protein MLFWQVPAPNEAMLISGSKRQAQDTQFRIVTGHGSFVLPIKQKARMLSLALREAEIAEDCVTQQGIRLTVRAVCVFKVGDDAVSIANAARRFLSEQSRMEELVGRIFAGHLRSIIGGLTVEQIIRERSRVAQEVMAGSHGEMEKLGIVVDALQIQEIEDATGYIDNLAAPHAAAVAGQARIARAKADQEASEREQQAAALKAEYERDTAIKRAGFTAETEQSNARAAQAGPLALARASQEVIEEQTALAQRQASLAAQHLEAEVRRPADAEAYRQRTLAEAGRDRAKFEADGTAYTERTLAQAQADANSARARSLRDGNQELLAANRVVENLPVLAQAAAEGMSGANLTVLNGTDGVDDMAAGLVGQGMAILRSLRSTTSGGALGQPPRREAEEDRHG, from the coding sequence ATGCTGTTCTGGCAGGTTCCAGCGCCCAACGAGGCGATGCTGATCTCCGGTTCCAAACGGCAGGCACAGGACACGCAGTTCCGGATCGTCACCGGACACGGCAGCTTCGTCCTGCCGATCAAGCAGAAGGCCCGCATGCTCTCGCTCGCCCTGCGGGAGGCGGAGATCGCCGAGGACTGCGTCACTCAGCAGGGCATCCGGCTCACGGTCCGGGCCGTGTGCGTCTTCAAGGTCGGGGACGACGCCGTGTCGATCGCCAACGCGGCCCGCCGCTTCCTGTCGGAACAGAGCCGGATGGAGGAACTGGTCGGACGGATCTTCGCCGGACATCTGCGCTCGATCATCGGCGGACTCACGGTGGAGCAGATCATCCGTGAGCGCAGCAGGGTCGCACAGGAGGTGATGGCGGGAAGCCACGGCGAGATGGAGAAGCTGGGCATCGTCGTGGACGCTCTTCAGATCCAGGAGATCGAGGACGCCACCGGATACATCGACAACCTCGCCGCTCCCCATGCCGCCGCGGTGGCCGGCCAGGCCCGGATCGCGCGGGCCAAGGCCGATCAGGAAGCCTCGGAACGCGAACAGCAGGCCGCCGCGCTCAAGGCCGAGTACGAACGGGACACGGCGATCAAACGCGCGGGGTTCACCGCCGAGACGGAGCAGTCCAACGCCCGCGCCGCACAGGCCGGACCTCTGGCACTGGCCCGGGCGTCCCAGGAGGTCATCGAGGAACAGACCGCGCTCGCCCAGCGCCAGGCGTCACTGGCGGCCCAGCACCTGGAGGCGGAGGTGCGACGCCCGGCGGACGCGGAGGCGTACCGGCAGCGCACCCTTGCCGAGGCGGGCCGGGACCGGGCCAAGTTCGAGGCCGACGGCACGGCCTACACGGAGCGGACCCTGGCGCAGGCCCAGGCGGACGCGAACTCGGCCCGCGCCCGTTCGCTACGGGACGGCAACCAGGAACTTCTCGCGGCCAACCGGGTGGTGGAGAACCTCCCGGTCCTGGCCCAGGCGGCTGCCGAGGGCATGTCGGGAGCCAACCTCACGGTGCTCAACGGAACCGACGGCGTCGACGACATGGCGGCGGGCCTGGTGGGACAGGGCATGGCCATCCTGCGTTCGCTCCGCTCCACGACCTCCGGCGGAGCCCTCGGACAGCCACCCCGGCGCGAAGCGGAGGAAGACCGACATGGATGA